The following proteins are encoded in a genomic region of uncultured Fretibacterium sp.:
- a CDS encoding molybdopterin-binding protein has protein sequence MSASRFSGLGSLPTRGEVLEALFALWHPDLPAETVSVEDALGRVTAEECRSRLSLPVVRASSGDGVAVDSRRFRDGVPDTSGWEMGRDFVRADTGDDFDDRFDAVIMIEDVDIGEGGRLRIRDGVTVRKGDNVHTSGSTVREGELLAPKHVPLRPRDLACLHLGGVWDVPVLRKPAVAFIPTGNELVPPRSAVTRGKNVDTNSVLARTSLQLLGAEPLLYPIVPDDRAMLDRALDDALGRADIVILNGGSSKGGEDHNARLLHDRGKVLCHGVAAAPGRPLCAAMVDGKPVVNLPGPFIAAYHGFEWCIGALVSYCLHQPRPERRTLEATLDGDLPGSDKISLLCSFDVRLGADGGYVAHPIDFRQSSSARTAVANAQYMTSLGGPPPRAGDRIVVELLREPGSIVRS, from the coding sequence ATGAGTGCTTCGAGATTCTCGGGGCTCGGCAGCCTGCCCACGCGCGGGGAGGTGCTGGAGGCCCTGTTTGCGCTGTGGCATCCCGATCTTCCGGCCGAGACGGTCTCCGTGGAGGACGCCCTTGGCCGAGTGACGGCCGAGGAGTGCCGTTCCCGGCTCAGCCTGCCGGTGGTGCGCGCCTCCTCCGGGGACGGGGTGGCCGTCGATTCCAGACGGTTCCGGGACGGCGTGCCGGACACCTCGGGCTGGGAGATGGGAAGGGACTTCGTCCGTGCCGACACCGGGGACGACTTCGACGACCGGTTCGACGCCGTCATCATGATCGAGGACGTGGACATCGGGGAGGGTGGACGGCTTCGCATCCGCGACGGGGTGACGGTGCGGAAGGGGGACAACGTCCACACCTCGGGTAGCACCGTGAGGGAGGGCGAGCTGCTGGCGCCGAAGCACGTACCGCTGCGGCCCAGGGACCTGGCCTGCCTCCACCTGGGGGGCGTCTGGGATGTCCCGGTGCTGAGGAAGCCCGCAGTCGCCTTCATCCCGACGGGAAACGAGCTCGTGCCCCCGCGCAGCGCGGTGACGCGCGGGAAGAACGTCGACACCAACAGCGTGCTCGCCCGGACCAGCCTTCAGCTCCTGGGCGCGGAGCCGCTCCTCTACCCCATCGTCCCCGACGATCGGGCGATGCTCGACCGGGCGCTGGACGACGCCCTGGGCAGGGCGGACATCGTCATCCTCAACGGAGGCTCCTCCAAGGGGGGCGAGGATCACAACGCCCGCCTGCTTCACGACAGAGGAAAGGTGCTGTGCCATGGGGTCGCCGCGGCGCCGGGCCGGCCGCTGTGCGCGGCGATGGTGGACGGCAAGCCCGTCGTCAACCTCCCGGGCCCCTTCATCGCGGCCTATCACGGCTTCGAGTGGTGCATCGGCGCCCTGGTGTCGTACTGCCTGCACCAGCCCAGGCCCGAGCGCCGCACCCTGGAGGCGACGCTGGACGGCGATCTGCCGGGGTCGGACAAGATCTCGCTTCTCTGCAGCTTCGACGTGCGGCTTGGCGCGGACGGCGGGTACGTCGCCCACCCCATCGACTTCAGGCAATCGTCGTCGGCACGGACGGCGGTGGCCAACGCGCAGTACATGACGTCGCTGGGCGGCCCGCCGCCGAGGGCGGGCGACAGGATCGTGGTGGAGCTGCTGAGGGAGCCGGGGAGCATCGTGCGCTCGTGA
- a CDS encoding iron ABC transporter permease, with amino-acid sequence MIWTFVLALAVTAVVCLGLGRFSVPFLQSLRILVNAFTPWRLETTWSDRMESVILAVRLPRLMGAMLVGSALSLSGAAYQSLFRNPLVSPDLLGISSGACVGAAFAILLELPASLVQLSALGTGLLTVFLTTLIPGLFRNRSSLMLVLSGVIMSGFMSALLGIAKYVADPENHLASIVYWTMGSFSNVRMKDVLLISPPILAAMAALLLLRWRVNLLSLGDAEAGSLGVNVRRSRGVTILCSTVLTACAVCLCGTIGWAGLIVPHLGRLIVGQDNRYLLPMSAVLGALFLVVVDTLARNLTGSEIPLSIITGVLGAPLFVWLLARQRARIGDGQ; translated from the coding sequence TTGATCTGGACGTTTGTGCTGGCATTGGCGGTCACCGCCGTCGTCTGTCTTGGGCTTGGGCGGTTTTCCGTGCCCTTCCTGCAGTCCCTGCGCATCCTGGTGAACGCGTTCACCCCGTGGCGCCTCGAGACGACCTGGAGCGACAGGATGGAGAGCGTGATCCTCGCCGTGCGCCTGCCCAGGCTGATGGGGGCCATGCTTGTGGGCTCGGCCCTCTCCCTCTCGGGCGCTGCGTATCAGAGCCTGTTCCGGAATCCCCTGGTCTCGCCCGACCTTCTCGGGATCTCCAGCGGGGCGTGCGTGGGGGCGGCCTTCGCCATCCTGCTGGAACTGCCCGCCTCGCTGGTTCAGCTGTCGGCGTTGGGGACGGGGCTGCTCACGGTGTTCCTGACGACCCTGATCCCCGGGCTGTTCCGCAATCGGTCCTCGCTGATGCTGGTGCTCTCGGGGGTCATCATGTCCGGGTTCATGAGCGCGCTTCTCGGGATCGCGAAGTACGTGGCCGATCCCGAGAACCATCTGGCCTCCATCGTCTATTGGACCATGGGGTCCTTCTCCAACGTCAGGATGAAGGACGTGCTGCTGATATCGCCGCCGATCCTTGCCGCCATGGCGGCGCTGCTTCTTCTGCGCTGGCGGGTCAACCTCCTCTCCCTGGGGGATGCGGAGGCCGGGAGCCTGGGGGTCAACGTAAGGAGGTCCCGCGGCGTGACCATCCTGTGCTCGACCGTCCTGACGGCCTGCGCGGTGTGCCTTTGCGGGACCATCGGCTGGGCCGGGCTGATCGTTCCGCACCTGGGAAGGCTGATCGTCGGGCAGGACAACCGCTACCTCCTTCCGATGTCCGCCGTCCTGGGCGCGCTGTTCCTGGTGGTCGTGGACACGCTGGCCCGAAACCTGACCGGGAGCGAGATCCCCCTGAGCATCATCACGGGGGTGCTGGGGGCGCCCCTCTTCGTCTGGCTCCTGGCGCGGCAGAGGGCGAGGATCGGCGATGGACAATAG
- a CDS encoding iron ABC transporter permease, whose translation MAAAPVVLFFLSFAIGRYPIGVGELAAAVWRRILDPSLIADGRMATVLFNIRLPRVLAVMLVGAGLSVAGAAYQGLFKNPIVSPDILGASAGAGFGAALGLLLGLGLGAIQALALVGGIAAVLFTVLVNRTLSRDPLLGLVLGGIMVSTLCSAFTSCTKLVADSDGRLPAITFWLMGGFHAMTRSKLLAILAPISLSLGVLYAMGWRLNVLSFGEDEARSLGVDPRRVRFAVILAATLITASSVSVAGMVGWVGLVIPHLGRALVGADFRALLPASALLGASYLLVVDDVVRNAASVEIPIGILTAILGVPFFLAVYRASSRR comes from the coding sequence ATGGCCGCCGCCCCCGTCGTCCTGTTCTTCCTGTCCTTCGCGATCGGCAGGTATCCCATCGGGGTCGGAGAGCTTGCCGCCGCCGTCTGGCGCCGCATCCTCGACCCGTCCCTGATTGCCGACGGCAGGATGGCGACGGTACTGTTCAACATCAGGCTGCCGAGGGTCCTCGCCGTCATGCTGGTGGGGGCCGGGCTGTCGGTCGCCGGGGCCGCCTATCAGGGGCTCTTCAAAAATCCCATCGTGTCCCCCGACATCCTGGGGGCCTCGGCGGGCGCGGGGTTCGGCGCCGCCCTGGGGCTGCTGCTGGGCCTGGGGCTGGGCGCAATACAGGCCCTCGCCCTGGTCGGGGGCATCGCGGCGGTCCTGTTCACGGTCCTCGTCAACAGGACCCTGTCCCGGGACCCCCTGCTGGGGCTCGTCCTCGGCGGCATCATGGTGAGTACCCTCTGCTCCGCCTTCACGTCCTGCACCAAGCTGGTCGCCGACTCCGACGGCAGGCTGCCCGCCATCACCTTCTGGCTGATGGGCGGCTTCCACGCGATGACCCGCTCGAAGCTCCTCGCCATCCTCGCGCCCATCTCCCTGTCCCTGGGCGTCCTGTACGCCATGGGCTGGCGGCTGAACGTCCTGTCCTTCGGGGAGGACGAGGCCCGGAGCCTGGGGGTCGATCCAAGGCGGGTGCGTTTTGCCGTCATCCTGGCCGCCACGCTCATCACGGCGTCGTCCGTGTCGGTCGCCGGGATGGTGGGGTGGGTCGGACTCGTCATCCCCCATCTGGGACGCGCCCTCGTCGGCGCGGACTTCCGGGCGCTGCTCCCCGCAAGCGCGCTGCTGGGCGCCAGCTACCTGCTGGTCGTGGACGACGTCGTGCGCAACGCGGCGAGCGTGGAGATCCCCATCGGCATCCTGACGGCCATCCTGGGGGTGCCGTTCTTCCTGGCGGTCTACCGCGCGAGCTCGAGGAGGTGA
- a CDS encoding ABC transporter ATP-binding protein, which produces MLEVSGLCVGYGREDVLRDVSFAMAEGEFVCVLGANGCGKTTLLKAILGILRPGRGGVTLCGEEVHRLDAGRLARRVAYIPQAHVPPFPFRVREVVMMGRTPYLGYLARPGAEDRKIVDEVLETLDIEWMADRVYTRLSGGQRQMVLVARALAQRPRLLVMDEPTASLDFGNQYAVLDRVRRLSDGGMGVLMVTHDPDHAFFCADSVLTMKDGRVLEHGPPRRVIREDSMRAIYRTPVRISDVDVGGGTASVCVPIRSPRPGASPK; this is translated from the coding sequence GTGCTGGAGGTCTCCGGCCTGTGCGTCGGGTATGGGAGGGAGGATGTTTTGCGGGACGTGTCCTTCGCGATGGCCGAGGGGGAGTTCGTCTGCGTCCTCGGCGCCAACGGCTGCGGCAAGACCACCCTGCTCAAGGCCATCCTGGGGATACTGAGGCCGGGGCGGGGCGGGGTGACCCTGTGCGGCGAGGAGGTCCACCGGCTGGACGCGGGGCGGCTGGCCCGCCGCGTTGCCTACATCCCCCAGGCGCACGTGCCGCCCTTCCCGTTCCGGGTGCGGGAGGTGGTGATGATGGGGCGGACGCCCTACCTCGGCTATTTGGCCCGGCCCGGGGCCGAGGACCGCAAAATTGTCGACGAGGTCCTGGAGACGCTGGACATCGAGTGGATGGCCGACCGCGTCTACACGAGGCTCTCCGGGGGACAGCGCCAGATGGTGCTCGTGGCCCGGGCCCTGGCGCAGCGGCCGAGGCTCCTGGTGATGGACGAGCCGACGGCGAGCCTCGACTTCGGGAACCAGTACGCGGTGCTCGACCGGGTGCGCCGCCTCTCGGACGGCGGCATGGGGGTCCTCATGGTCACGCACGACCCCGACCACGCGTTCTTCTGCGCCGACTCCGTCCTGACGATGAAGGACGGACGCGTCCTGGAGCATGGGCCGCCGCGCCGCGTCATCCGCGAGGACTCCATGCGGGCCATCTACCGCACCCCCGTAAGGATATCCGACGTCGACGTGGGCGGGGGAACCGCGTCCGTCTGCGTTCCGATCCGCAGCCCCAGGCCCGGGGCGTCCCCGAAGTGA
- a CDS encoding ABC transporter substrate-binding protein, whose protein sequence is MRKRSGLSALLLVLMLVMAPLATAAEVGAPVAAGVSVTDSVGRTVTVPEPEHLKKVYVTSPVGFIFMYTLDFERLAGTPMKFNEQELKYLNLACANMPLLGGMQMGKQLNREAIVDAGTQLLISVGPGKPKDTDASQANELQEQLGIPVVVVDASMENIEGAYEFLGRLLGREERAAKLAAYCRAVLDDVKKKISAVPEEKRVSVYYAEGPDGLSTEPASSSHATVLRIAGARNVADVKAVSGRGMSPVSLEQVLNWNPEVIIAWEDYRGGAHGKIKSDPDWASIRAVKDGRVYAMPNTPFSWIDRPPSVNRFLGIQWIASLLYPEAYNADFRAATREFYDLFYAVKLTDEQLDDLLKNAVSAPKR, encoded by the coding sequence GTGAGAAAGCGTTCAGGTCTGTCCGCACTGCTTCTGGTGTTGATGCTCGTCATGGCTCCGCTGGCCACGGCCGCCGAGGTGGGCGCGCCCGTCGCCGCGGGGGTAAGCGTAACCGACTCCGTGGGGCGGACGGTGACCGTCCCGGAGCCGGAGCATCTGAAGAAGGTCTATGTGACCAGCCCCGTCGGCTTCATCTTCATGTACACGCTGGACTTCGAAAGGCTGGCGGGCACGCCGATGAAGTTCAACGAACAGGAGCTGAAGTATCTGAACCTCGCCTGCGCGAACATGCCCCTGCTGGGCGGCATGCAGATGGGCAAACAGCTCAACCGCGAGGCGATCGTCGATGCGGGGACGCAGCTGCTGATCTCGGTGGGCCCGGGGAAGCCGAAGGATACCGACGCCTCCCAGGCCAACGAGCTGCAGGAGCAGCTGGGAATCCCGGTGGTCGTCGTGGACGCCTCGATGGAGAACATCGAGGGGGCCTACGAATTTCTGGGCCGCCTCCTGGGGCGTGAGGAGCGCGCCGCCAAGCTGGCCGCCTACTGCAGGGCGGTGCTGGACGACGTGAAGAAGAAGATCTCCGCGGTCCCCGAGGAGAAGCGCGTCAGCGTGTACTATGCCGAGGGGCCCGACGGCCTCAGCACCGAGCCCGCCTCCTCCAGTCACGCCACGGTGCTGAGGATTGCCGGGGCCAGAAACGTCGCGGACGTCAAGGCCGTCTCGGGAAGAGGCATGTCGCCGGTGTCCCTGGAGCAGGTCCTGAACTGGAACCCCGAGGTCATCATCGCGTGGGAGGACTATCGCGGCGGCGCACATGGAAAGATCAAGAGCGATCCGGACTGGGCGAGCATCCGGGCCGTGAAGGACGGCCGCGTCTACGCCATGCCGAACACCCCCTTCAGCTGGATCGACCGTCCTCCCTCGGTCAACCGCTTCCTGGGCATCCAGTGGATCGCCAGCCTGCTCTATCCCGAGGCCTACAACGCCGACTTCCGGGCGGCGACCAGGGAGTTCTACGACCTGTTCTACGCGGTGAAGTTGACGGACGAGCAGCTCGACGACCTCCTGAAGAACGCGGTGAGCGCCCCGAAGCGGTAG